A single window of Syntrophus aciditrophicus SB DNA harbors:
- a CDS encoding A24 family peptidase, giving the protein MTCPNFSSNAIIITLLVGILITASVTDLRAHRISNRLTYSTMLFGLIFYSLTAGFFGFLQSLSGLFLGLALLIVFYLVGGMGAGDVKLMAAVGSLLGPQGVFAAFLGTALIGGIYALIILAAKGYLMDTMKRFVLMLKTFFMTKKFIYIPPPRPEKAPLLCYGVAISLGTLASVAYRMIL; this is encoded by the coding sequence ATGACATGCCCTAATTTTAGTAGTAACGCCATTATAATTACCTTATTGGTGGGCATACTTATTACTGCGTCTGTCACTGATCTCCGAGCACACAGGATATCAAACCGACTTACTTATTCCACAATGCTCTTTGGATTGATTTTTTACAGTTTAACTGCTGGCTTTTTTGGATTTCTTCAGAGTCTCAGCGGCCTTTTTCTAGGTTTAGCCCTCCTGATTGTGTTTTATCTTGTGGGGGGAATGGGCGCAGGGGATGTCAAACTGATGGCTGCCGTAGGCTCCCTCCTTGGCCCCCAGGGTGTTTTCGCTGCCTTCCTCGGAACGGCACTGATTGGTGGAATTTACGCACTCATTATTTTAGCTGCAAAAGGTTATCTTATGGATACCATGAAGCGTTTCGTGTTGATGCTTAAAACTTTTTTTATGACAAAAAAGTTTATTTACATACCTCCCCCACGGCCAGAAAAGGCGCCCCTGCTCTGTTACGGCGTCGCGATCTCGCTGGGAACATTGGCCAGTGTGGCATACCGGATGATTTTGTAA
- a CDS encoding Flp family type IVb pilin, with translation MSKTIFFLKSEDGATAIEYALIAGLIFLAIVSSVSFLGQSVKTVLYDKIADAFE, from the coding sequence ATGAGTAAAACTATTTTTTTTCTTAAATCTGAAGACGGTGCAACAGCAATCGAGTACGCCCTGATCGCCGGCCTGATTTTTCTAGCCATCGTTAGCTCGGTATCATTTCTTGGTCAAAGCGTTAAAACAGTTTTATACGATAAGATTGCAGATGCATTTGAATAA
- a CDS encoding Flp family type IVb pilin codes for MELIKRFLKDEEGVTAIEYGLIAALIAVVIIGAVTLVGKGLDGTFREVAGELGEGE; via the coding sequence ATGGAACTGATTAAGAGATTTTTGAAGGATGAAGAAGGCGTGACGGCGATTGAGTATGGTTTGATTGCAGCGTTGATTGCGGTGGTTATTATTGGTGCAGTTACCTTGGTTGGTAAGGGGCTCGATGGCACATTCAGAGAGGTAGCAGGTGAACTTGGTGAGGGTGAGTAA
- a CDS encoding transposase family protein, with protein MELETITKLLNIPNYRVTRIIQSTPKNLHLAVEPIDPGTPVCSGCGEPHNVPVHSMGSITVQDLNICGRRVFLQVPKRKLLCDKDRKIRVEILDWIKGRFTARFAEEILRLTTVTSYRAAGWYLELDDETIQRMGRRRKTDVSESKVSRNKDMETRSSAGSVRIAF; from the coding sequence ATGGAATTGGAAACGATCACCAAACTCCTGAACATCCCCAATTACAGAGTCACCCGGATCATCCAGAGCACGCCGAAGAACCTCCACCTGGCAGTGGAACCGATCGATCCGGGAACGCCGGTCTGTTCCGGGTGCGGTGAGCCCCACAACGTCCCTGTCCACAGCATGGGGAGCATCACGGTTCAGGATCTGAACATTTGCGGAAGGCGGGTTTTCCTTCAGGTCCCCAAAAGGAAACTCCTCTGCGATAAGGATCGAAAAATCAGGGTGGAAATCCTGGACTGGATCAAGGGCCGTTTCACGGCACGCTTCGCCGAAGAGATTCTGCGCCTGACCACGGTGACCAGTTACCGGGCCGCGGGCTGGTACCTGGAACTTGATGACGAAACGATCCAGAGGATGGGCCGAAGGCGAAAGACCGATGTTTCAGAGTCCAAGGTGAGCAGAAACAAGGATATGGAAACCCGTTCCAGCGCCGGGTCAGTTCGGATTGCCTTCTGA